The Thioalkalivibrio sulfidiphilus HL-EbGr7 genome includes a window with the following:
- a CDS encoding MFS transporter — protein MFATVASIYSLLLGMGILLAGSGLLGTLLGLRAGLEGYSELLIGVIMSAFFLGYILGSFLCPPLIRRVGHIRAFAALASTASVASLLHGLMVDPVVWWVLRVITGISVLGLYMVIESWLNEQVRHKRGQVFAVYMMVSLVALGVGQFLILAYGPSSLASFVLVGMLFSLGLLPVALTPVSQPVPVQTPRFPLVRLYHQSPVGFVGSFTSGMITGTFWGLSAVYALAIGLDALGVALFISVVIFGGALLQWPIGHFSDNRDRRVVLVMVCLLGTIAATAIFAVSDITLIGLLVASVLYGGFSFSLYALSVAHTHDRVDVGQVLDATRGLLLLNGIGATLGPILTGLVLHFTDTRVWPLVMGVLLVLLALFVQQRIRSDRPVSSEEQGEFVPVTRTSAVAAEMDPRAEIEPELDLKG, from the coding sequence ATGTTTGCCACCGTCGCCTCCATCTACTCACTCCTGCTCGGCATGGGCATCCTGCTGGCCGGCTCCGGCCTGCTGGGCACCCTGCTGGGCCTGCGCGCGGGCCTGGAGGGCTATTCGGAGCTGCTGATCGGCGTGATCATGTCCGCCTTCTTCCTCGGCTACATTCTCGGCTCTTTCCTGTGCCCGCCCCTGATCCGCCGGGTGGGCCACATCCGCGCCTTCGCCGCCCTGGCCTCCACCGCCTCGGTGGCCTCCCTGCTGCACGGCCTGATGGTGGATCCGGTGGTGTGGTGGGTGCTGCGCGTCATCACCGGCATCTCGGTGCTGGGCCTGTACATGGTGATCGAGAGCTGGCTCAACGAGCAGGTGCGCCACAAGCGCGGGCAGGTGTTCGCCGTGTACATGATGGTGAGCCTGGTCGCCCTTGGCGTGGGCCAGTTCCTGATCCTGGCCTATGGCCCCTCCAGCCTGGCGAGCTTCGTGCTGGTGGGCATGCTGTTCTCCCTGGGCCTGCTGCCGGTGGCGCTTACGCCGGTCTCCCAGCCGGTGCCGGTGCAGACGCCGCGCTTCCCCCTGGTACGCCTCTATCACCAGTCGCCTGTGGGCTTCGTGGGCTCCTTCACTTCCGGCATGATCACCGGTACCTTCTGGGGTCTGTCGGCGGTCTATGCCCTCGCCATCGGGCTGGACGCACTGGGGGTGGCGCTGTTCATCAGCGTGGTGATCTTCGGCGGCGCCCTGCTGCAATGGCCCATCGGCCACTTCTCCGACAACCGGGACCGGCGCGTGGTGCTGGTGATGGTATGCCTGCTGGGCACCATTGCCGCCACGGCCATCTTCGCCGTATCAGACATCACCCTGATCGGCCTGCTGGTGGCCTCGGTGTTGTACGGCGGCTTCTCCTTCTCCCTCTATGCCCTGAGCGTGGCCCACACCCACGACCGGGTGGACGTGGGCCAGGTGCTGGATGCCACCCGTGGCCTGCTGCTGCTCAACGGCATCGGCGCCACCCTGGGCCCGATCCTCACCGGTCTGGTGCTGCATTTCACCGACACCCGGGTTTGGCCCCTGGTGATGGGCGTGCTGCTGGTGCTGCTGGCCCTGTTCGTGCAGCAGCGCATCCGCAGCGACCGCCCGGTGTCTTCCGAGGAGCAGGGGGAGTTCGTGCCCGTGACCCGCACCTCGGCGGTCGCCGCGGAGATGGATCCGCGCGCCGAGATCGAGCCGGAACTGGATCTGAAGGGGTGA
- a CDS encoding O-succinylhomoserine sulfhydrylase has protein sequence MKDPQDYAFETRAVRAGQHRTNEGEHSEAIFPTSSFVFESAAQAAARFGGQEPGNIYSRFTNPTVRTFEQRLAAMEGGEACVGTASGMAAILATCMALLKAGDHIVSSKAVFGTTTSLFNTYLTRFGVAVSFVPLADLAAWEAAIRPETRMLYVESPSNPLTELVDIRALAELAHARGCLLVVDNCFCTPALQQPLALGADIVIHSATKYLDGQGRCVGGAVVGDAERVGKEVFGFLRTAGPTMSPFNAWVFLKGLETLSLRMRAHCENALVLARWLESLPQVERVYYPGLESHPQHDLAKRQQSGFGGIVSFEVKGGREAAWRVIDATEMLSITANLGDAKTTITHPATTTHGRLTPEQREAQGIREGLIRVAVGLEAIADIQKDLARGLGG, from the coding sequence ATGAAAGATCCCCAGGATTACGCCTTCGAGACCCGCGCCGTGCGGGCCGGTCAGCACCGCACCAACGAGGGTGAGCACTCGGAGGCCATCTTCCCCACCTCCAGCTTCGTGTTCGAGAGCGCGGCCCAGGCGGCGGCCCGCTTCGGCGGCCAGGAGCCGGGCAACATCTACTCGCGCTTCACCAACCCCACGGTGCGCACCTTCGAGCAGCGCCTCGCGGCCATGGAGGGGGGCGAGGCCTGCGTGGGCACCGCCTCGGGCATGGCGGCGATCCTCGCCACCTGCATGGCACTGCTCAAGGCGGGCGATCACATCGTCTCCTCCAAGGCGGTGTTCGGCACCACCACCTCGCTGTTCAACACCTACCTTACCCGTTTCGGCGTGGCGGTGAGCTTCGTGCCGCTCGCGGATCTCGCCGCCTGGGAGGCGGCCATCCGCCCCGAGACGCGCATGCTGTACGTGGAATCCCCGTCCAACCCGCTCACCGAGCTGGTGGACATCCGCGCCCTGGCGGAGCTGGCCCACGCCCGGGGTTGCCTGCTGGTGGTGGACAACTGTTTCTGCACCCCGGCCCTGCAGCAGCCCCTGGCCCTGGGCGCCGACATCGTGATCCATTCCGCCACCAAGTACCTGGACGGCCAGGGCCGCTGCGTGGGCGGCGCGGTGGTGGGCGACGCGGAGCGGGTGGGCAAGGAGGTGTTCGGTTTCCTGCGCACCGCCGGCCCCACCATGAGCCCGTTCAACGCCTGGGTGTTCCTCAAGGGGCTCGAGACCCTGAGCCTGCGCATGCGCGCCCATTGCGAGAACGCCCTGGTGCTGGCCCGCTGGCTGGAATCCCTGCCCCAGGTGGAGCGGGTCTACTACCCGGGCCTGGAGAGCCATCCCCAGCACGATCTGGCCAAGCGCCAGCAGTCGGGCTTCGGCGGCATCGTCTCCTTCGAGGTCAAGGGCGGGCGCGAGGCGGCCTGGCGGGTGATCGACGCCACCGAGATGCTCTCCATCACCGCCAACCTGGGGGATGCCAAGACCACCATCACCCACCCGGCCACCACCACCCATGGCCGGCTGACGCCCGAGCAGCGGGAGGCCCAGGGCATCCGGGAGGGACTGATCCGGGTGGCGGTGGGCCTGGAAGCCATCGCGGACATCCAGAAGGATCTGGCTCGCGGCCTCGGCGGCTGA
- a CDS encoding DUF4147 domain-containing protein produces MIRAVTALDDPQLPLVLLRAALSAVEGQAVVRQALSESPPEGPCHVIALGKAAAAMARGARSVLDGGLARALVVSRQGHLDFTLCSDPRIRCVEADHPVPGPHSLEAGRQLLAFIDSTPADQCLLFLISGGTSSLVEVPVSGVCGERLAALNDWLLGAGLDIAVMNRVRSALSRIKGGRLGQRLAGRRLRALLISDVPGDDPAVIGSGLLAAGTVLAPWPVLPAHLEWVGRCAQQPLLPAEVPRFPLRVVANLERACAAVEAAARDQGLPVFRHREFLEAEAAATGEALARTLLDAEPGVHIWGGETRVTLPPEPGRGGRNQHLALAAARVLAGHDGVRLLAAGTDGSDGNSLDAGALVDGGTVSRGEAVGLDAAASLEKADSGRFLGAAGDLIHTGPTGTNVMDLVIGVVAASRPGRAE; encoded by the coding sequence GTGATCCGGGCCGTCACCGCGCTGGACGACCCGCAGCTGCCGCTGGTGCTGCTGCGTGCGGCCCTGTCGGCGGTGGAGGGCCAGGCCGTGGTACGCCAGGCCCTGTCCGAGTCCCCGCCCGAGGGTCCCTGCCACGTCATCGCCCTGGGCAAGGCGGCCGCCGCCATGGCCCGGGGTGCCCGCTCGGTGCTGGACGGGGGGCTCGCCCGGGCCCTGGTGGTGAGCCGTCAGGGCCACCTGGATTTCACCCTGTGTTCCGATCCCCGCATCCGCTGCGTGGAGGCGGATCATCCCGTGCCGGGACCGCACAGCCTGGAGGCCGGCCGCCAGTTGCTGGCATTCATCGACTCGACCCCGGCCGATCAGTGCCTGCTGTTCCTGATCTCGGGGGGCACCTCGAGCCTGGTGGAGGTGCCGGTGTCCGGGGTGTGTGGCGAGCGCCTGGCGGCGCTCAACGACTGGCTCCTGGGGGCGGGCCTGGACATCGCCGTCATGAACCGGGTGCGCAGCGCCCTGTCCCGGATCAAGGGCGGCCGCCTGGGCCAGCGCCTGGCGGGGCGCAGGCTGCGCGCCCTGCTGATCTCCGACGTGCCCGGTGACGACCCGGCGGTGATCGGTTCGGGTCTGCTGGCGGCCGGTACGGTGCTTGCGCCCTGGCCTGTCCTACCGGCACATCTCGAATGGGTGGGACGCTGCGCCCAGCAGCCGCTGTTGCCCGCCGAGGTGCCCCGGTTTCCCCTGCGTGTGGTGGCGAACCTGGAACGGGCCTGCGCGGCGGTGGAGGCGGCGGCCCGGGATCAGGGTCTGCCCGTGTTCCGGCACCGGGAATTTCTCGAGGCCGAGGCGGCGGCCACCGGCGAGGCCCTGGCCCGGACGCTGCTGGATGCCGAGCCTGGCGTGCACATCTGGGGTGGCGAGACCCGGGTGACGCTCCCGCCCGAGCCCGGTCGCGGCGGGCGCAACCAGCACCTGGCCCTGGCGGCGGCACGGGTGCTGGCAGGCCATGACGGGGTGCGCCTGCTGGCCGCGGGCACCGACGGCTCCGACGGCAACAGCCTGGACGCCGGTGCCCTGGTGGATGGTGGCACAGTATCACGGGGCGAGGCAGTGGGGCTGGATGCCGCCGCCAGCCTGGAGAAGGCGGACTCCGGGCGTTTCCTGGGCGCCGCCGGTGACCTGATCCACACCGGCCCCACGGGCACCAACGTCATGGACCTGGTGATCGGCGTGGTGGCCGCTTCGCGGCCTGGCCGGGCTGAGTGA
- a CDS encoding ferritin-like domain-containing protein — MQADPATKCRMAMALRARWQAGRVAPTPDAPAPGPVPVPGRPERPRLVDPMAVPRRKLTTPRGQAALVHAIAHIEFNAINLALDAVYRFRALPADYYGDWLQVADEEARHFLMLRRRLEGLGHGYGDFDAHNGLWDMAVKTAHDPLLRMALVPRVLEARGLDVTPGMMERLRVAGDLETVEILEVILREEVGHVAIGTRWFRYLCDQRGLDADATFGALIAEYMPGRIKPPFHEAARLEAGFTEAEMALLKGEG, encoded by the coding sequence ATGCAGGCGGACCCGGCCACCAAGTGTCGTATGGCCATGGCCCTGCGCGCCCGCTGGCAGGCGGGGCGCGTGGCGCCGACACCGGATGCACCGGCACCCGGGCCGGTGCCGGTGCCCGGGCGTCCCGAACGCCCGCGCCTGGTGGACCCCATGGCCGTGCCCCGGCGCAAGCTCACCACGCCCCGGGGCCAGGCGGCCCTGGTGCACGCCATCGCCCACATCGAGTTCAACGCCATTAACCTGGCCCTGGATGCCGTCTACCGTTTCCGCGCACTGCCCGCCGACTATTACGGCGACTGGCTGCAGGTGGCTGACGAGGAGGCCCGACATTTCCTGATGCTGCGCCGGCGCCTGGAGGGACTGGGTCATGGCTACGGGGACTTCGACGCCCACAACGGCCTCTGGGACATGGCGGTGAAGACCGCCCACGACCCCCTGCTGCGCATGGCCCTGGTGCCCCGGGTGCTGGAGGCCCGGGGCCTGGACGTGACGCCGGGCATGATGGAACGCCTGCGCGTGGCCGGGGACCTGGAGACCGTGGAGATCCTGGAGGTGATCCTGCGCGAGGAGGTGGGCCACGTGGCCATCGGCACCCGCTGGTTCCGCTATCTCTGTGACCAGCGGGGCCTGGATGCGGACGCCACCTTCGGCGCGCTGATCGCCGAGTACATGCCCGGGCGCATCAAGCCGCCGTTTCACGAGGCGGCACGGCTGGAGGCGGGGTTTACGGAAGCGGAGATGGCGCTTTTGAAGGGCGAAGGGTGA
- a CDS encoding UDP-2,3-diacylglucosamine diphosphatase, with protein MPQTLFISDLHLDRERPQILALFERFLHEQAREADALYILGDLFEYWIGDDDDAPHLGGVAAALRSLTEAGVPVYFAHGNRDFLLGEDFAARTGMRLLAEETVVDLYGRPALLMHGDNLCLDDHEYMAFRDMVRDGTWQQAFLARPLASRRAEAEAMRAKSRENGRMKSPEITDVSPRAVEDALRRHGVDLLIHGHTHRPAIHVLTVDSRQCQRVVLADWYETGGMLRVTPEGMKLETVG; from the coding sequence GTGCCCCAGACCCTGTTCATCTCGGACCTGCACCTGGACAGGGAACGTCCGCAGATCCTGGCCCTGTTCGAACGCTTCCTGCACGAGCAGGCCCGGGAGGCCGACGCCCTCTACATCCTGGGCGACCTGTTCGAATACTGGATCGGTGACGACGACGACGCCCCTCACCTGGGGGGCGTCGCCGCCGCCCTGCGCAGCCTCACCGAGGCCGGCGTGCCGGTGTACTTCGCCCACGGCAACCGCGACTTCCTGCTGGGCGAGGACTTCGCCGCGCGTACCGGCATGCGCCTTCTCGCCGAGGAGACGGTGGTGGACCTCTACGGCCGCCCCGCCCTGCTCATGCACGGCGACAACCTGTGCCTGGACGACCACGAGTACATGGCCTTCCGGGACATGGTGCGCGACGGCACCTGGCAGCAGGCCTTCCTGGCCCGTCCCCTGGCCAGTCGCCGCGCCGAGGCCGAGGCCATGCGCGCCAAGAGTCGCGAGAACGGGCGCATGAAGTCACCGGAGATCACCGACGTGAGCCCCCGCGCCGTGGAAGACGCCCTGCGCCGCCACGGGGTGGACCTGCTCATCCACGGCCACACCCACCGCCCCGCCATCCACGTGCTCACCGTGGACAGCCGGCAATGCCAACGGGTGGTGCTTGCGGACTGGTATGAGACCGGCGGGATGTTGCGGGTGACGCCGGAAGGGATGAAACTGGAAACAGTCGGGTAG
- a CDS encoding peptidylprolyl isomerase, whose product MKNLIRQLLSLGLLLSVTLGSLAMADNHNPKVSIETSKGTIVVELFADKAPETVANFMQYVNDGFFDGTIFHRVIPGFMIQGGGFTADMSQKPTRDPIKNEASNGLSNEVGTLAMARTPNPHSATAQFFINVKHNRFLDFQSETQQGWGYAVFGKVVEGMDVVKAIEGVATGNRGMHQDVPVEPVVMTRVAPAN is encoded by the coding sequence ATGAAAAACCTGATCCGACAGCTCCTGAGCCTGGGCCTGCTGCTGTCCGTAACCCTAGGAAGCCTCGCAATGGCCGATAACCACAACCCCAAAGTCAGCATCGAAACCAGCAAGGGCACCATCGTCGTCGAACTGTTCGCCGACAAGGCCCCCGAGACCGTGGCCAACTTCATGCAGTACGTGAACGACGGCTTCTTCGACGGCACCATCTTTCACCGGGTGATCCCCGGCTTCATGATCCAAGGCGGCGGCTTCACCGCCGACATGTCCCAGAAGCCCACCCGCGACCCGATCAAGAACGAGGCCAGCAACGGGCTGAGCAACGAGGTGGGCACCCTGGCCATGGCGCGCACCCCCAACCCCCACTCCGCCACCGCCCAGTTCTTCATCAACGTCAAGCACAACCGCTTCCTGGACTTCCAGTCCGAGACCCAGCAGGGCTGGGGCTACGCGGTGTTCGGCAAGGTGGTCGAGGGCATGGACGTGGTGAAGGCCATCGAGGGCGTTGCCACCGGCAACCGCGGCATGCACCAGGACGTGCCGGTGGAGCCGGTGGTCATGACCCGGGTCGCCCCCGCGAACTGA
- the cysS gene encoding cysteine--tRNA ligase: MLQIHNSLTRRKETFTPMEPGRVRMYVCGMTVYDYCHLGHARVLVVFDVVYRYLKALGFDVTYIRNITDIDDKIIRRAAENGEDIRALTDRFIAAMHEDAEALGVLPPSAEPRATEHIDGMLAMIGTLVERGYAYAGDNGDVYYAVAKFEPYGRLSGKRLEDLRAGERVAPDEAKRDPLDFVLWKAAKPGEPAWDSPWGPGRPGWHIECSAMSTHYLGNHFDIHGGGQDLQFPHHENEIAQSEAATCEHFVNYWMHNGFVRVNEEKMSKSLGNFFTVREVLARYPAEVVRYFILSSHYRSPLNYSDEPLDAARAGLTRLYTALRGVQAVDPAGQGEGYRRRFQAAMDDDFNTPVAMAVLFDIARELNRLRDEDPAGAAPLAGLLRELGGMLGLLAGDPEAFLKGGEAGDLDEAAIEALIAQRLAARKAKDFAEADRIRDELAGQGVVLEDGPGGTTWRRG; the protein is encoded by the coding sequence ATGCTGCAGATCCACAACAGCCTGACCCGCCGCAAGGAAACCTTCACCCCCATGGAGCCCGGGCGCGTGCGCATGTACGTGTGCGGCATGACCGTCTACGACTACTGCCACCTGGGCCACGCCCGGGTGCTGGTGGTGTTCGACGTGGTCTACCGCTACCTCAAGGCCCTGGGGTTTGATGTCACCTACATCCGCAACATCACCGACATCGACGACAAGATCATCCGGCGGGCGGCGGAAAACGGCGAGGACATCCGCGCGCTCACCGACCGTTTCATTGCGGCCATGCACGAGGACGCTGAAGCCCTGGGCGTGCTGCCGCCGAGCGCCGAGCCCCGGGCGACCGAGCACATCGACGGCATGCTGGCCATGATCGGCACCCTGGTGGAGCGGGGCTATGCCTATGCCGGCGACAACGGCGACGTCTACTACGCAGTGGCGAAGTTCGAGCCCTACGGCCGGCTCTCCGGCAAGCGCCTCGAGGACCTGCGCGCCGGAGAGCGGGTGGCCCCCGACGAGGCCAAGCGCGACCCCCTGGACTTCGTGCTGTGGAAGGCCGCCAAGCCCGGCGAGCCCGCCTGGGACTCCCCCTGGGGGCCGGGCCGGCCTGGCTGGCACATCGAGTGCTCGGCCATGTCCACCCATTATCTGGGCAATCACTTCGACATCCACGGCGGCGGCCAGGACCTGCAGTTCCCGCACCACGAGAACGAGATCGCCCAGAGCGAGGCGGCCACCTGCGAGCACTTCGTCAACTACTGGATGCACAACGGCTTCGTGCGCGTGAACGAGGAGAAGATGTCCAAGTCCCTCGGCAACTTCTTCACCGTGCGCGAGGTGCTGGCCCGCTACCCGGCGGAGGTGGTGCGCTATTTCATCCTTTCCAGCCACTACCGCAGCCCGCTCAACTACTCCGACGAGCCCCTGGATGCGGCCCGCGCCGGCCTGACCCGGCTCTACACCGCCCTGCGGGGTGTGCAGGCCGTGGACCCGGCCGGGCAGGGCGAGGGCTACCGGCGCCGCTTCCAGGCGGCCATGGACGATGACTTCAACACCCCGGTGGCTATGGCCGTGCTGTTTGATATCGCCCGGGAGCTCAATCGCCTGCGGGACGAGGACCCGGCCGGGGCGGCGCCCCTGGCGGGGCTGCTGCGGGAGCTGGGTGGGATGCTCGGCCTGCTGGCGGGGGACCCGGAGGCCTTCCTCAAGGGCGGCGAGGCCGGTGATCTGGACGAGGCGGCCATCGAGGCCCTGATCGCCCAGCGCCTGGCGGCCAGGAAGGCGAAGGACTTCGCCGAGGCCGACCGCATCCGCGACGAACTGGCAGGACAGGGGGTCGTGCTGGAAGACGGCCCGGGCGGGACCACCTGGCGGCGGGGGTAA
- the folD gene encoding bifunctional methylenetetrahydrofolate dehydrogenase/methenyltetrahydrofolate cyclohydrolase FolD, whose protein sequence is MTARLIDGRQVAQQVHEEVRQAVERHTAQGRRAPGLAVVLVGENPASQVYVRNKRRTCEALGIESRSHDLPADTPQSVLLDLIDALNADPAVDGILVQLPLPAHFDTETVIERIDPAKDVDGFHPYNVGRLAVRLPTLRPCTPYGVMRLLDSTGEVYKGRNAVVVGASNIVGRPMALELMLAGATVTVCHRFTTDTAEHVARADIVVVAVGRPDLVPGEWIKPGATVIDVGMNRLEDGRLVGDVSFAAAAERAAWITPVPGGVGPMTVAMLMKNTIQSYESRLGR, encoded by the coding sequence ATGACCGCCAGACTGATCGACGGACGCCAGGTGGCCCAACAGGTGCACGAGGAAGTCCGCCAGGCGGTCGAGCGGCACACCGCCCAGGGGCGGCGGGCGCCGGGACTGGCGGTGGTGCTGGTGGGCGAGAATCCCGCCTCCCAGGTCTACGTGCGCAACAAGCGGCGCACCTGCGAGGCCCTGGGCATCGAATCCCGTTCCCACGACCTGCCCGCCGACACGCCCCAGTCGGTCCTGCTGGACCTCATCGACGCACTCAACGCCGACCCCGCCGTGGACGGCATCCTGGTGCAGCTGCCCCTGCCCGCCCATTTCGACACCGAGACGGTAATCGAGCGCATCGATCCGGCCAAGGACGTGGACGGCTTCCACCCCTATAACGTGGGCCGCCTGGCGGTGCGCCTGCCCACCCTGCGCCCCTGCACCCCCTACGGGGTGATGCGCCTGCTGGACAGCACGGGCGAGGTCTACAAGGGCCGCAACGCGGTGGTGGTGGGCGCCTCCAACATCGTCGGCCGGCCCATGGCCCTGGAGCTGATGCTGGCCGGCGCCACGGTGACCGTGTGCCACCGCTTCACCACCGACACCGCCGAGCACGTGGCCCGTGCCGACATCGTGGTGGTGGCCGTGGGCCGGCCGGACCTGGTGCCCGGGGAGTGGATCAAACCCGGCGCCACGGTGATCGACGTGGGCATGAACCGCCTGGAGGACGGCCGCCTGGTGGGTGACGTGAGCTTCGCAGCCGCCGCCGAGCGCGCCGCCTGGATCACCCCGGTCCCGGGCGGCGTCGGGCCCATGACCGTGGCCATGCTCATGAAGAACACGATCCAGTCGTATGAGTCGCGTCTCGGCAGGTGA